Part of the Ictalurus furcatus strain D&B chromosome 10, Billie_1.0, whole genome shotgun sequence genome, gcccccagcactgccaagctgccactgttgggtccttgagcaaggcccttaaccctcaactgctcagttgtataaatgagataaatgtaaattcggccaaatgctataaatgtaaatgtaaggaaGCTAAGTGCAAAATCACCTGGTGCTCATGCTGCCCCATGATTATACATCATCTAGAAAGACAAGTAGATCAACcgattaattaacattttttttaaatccttggtcactcaaaagaggtaaTCAGTCAGTCTCTCCAAGATTTTGTGATTTtccgattgcagaaattaatgcaaaatcaaggaaactccgctgtattcagaggagcttgcgatGTTTCaatattactgcagatttgtcatgtgacatcatcacaacacgcattctgtcaaagccctcttcaattcatatGTGTCGAACATGGGTACAGctaaaaaaacatcactgagaaTGGCCGTGCAATCGCAATGTCATCAATTCAAGTGGTTTTccgcaaaaacacacaaaaaaactccacgaaTTGCATCACATATTTAGAAAAAAGTCGCAGCAAAATCCAGTAATTTTGGCCACAAGAATCCAAAGAATTCTGCAAAATCCTGTGAACACAAATGAAATtatatggagttgtgaatgacAACTTAATGAAGATGACCTTTTGTTGATCAACTAATATAAACACATGGGACCCTGTGGACAGACTGCAACTGATCAAAAGTGACAAACTGTAAAATGCTATGATAGTATCAGGGAATATAATTAGATGGGAATATTCATAGATACAAATATCACACAGTATGTATTTCTCATTTCAGAAGTGAAGggcatatacatatacatgtatatataccaACATGTGAAATTCTCTCAGCCACAGGTGGTCACTATGCTGAGCGGCTTCATAAATGGAATTCTCTGTTGTTTATCGGGGAAGTCTGCAAACATCGTGGTCCCTATTAAAACATCTGAGCCTGCAGACCATTTCGAGTTTGTGGAGGTAAAGCCTGGCAGAGTGATGCGTATTTGTCATATTAGACCTCAGCGAGCTGTGATAGAGGAACCAGACACAGGGGAGGTGGGTAATGTGAGCTGTAAGAGGAAAATCACAGTGTATCACAGCGGACAGTTGTTCATTGAGAACACGAGTGAAGCGACTCACCCAGAGCTGGTGCGCTGCCAAAACGGCGAGAGTGCTGTGGAGGTGGATGTTGTGGACAGTAACAACACAGTCTCAGGACAGGCTGTCGAGTCCAGCATAGCAGTAGCACATGAGAGGCCACAGCGTATATGGTGCAAGCCTAAGCGTACCGTGATGATCGACTGTGAACGCAAGATTACCCGGTGCAAAGAGACACACCCTGACGTGGCACTGTTCTTCATTCATGGAGTAGGAGGCTCTTTGGATATATGGGAGAGCCAGCTGGACTATTTCTCTCAGCTCGGTTATGAGGTGATCGCACCAGACCTAGCTGGCCATGGAGGCAGCTCTGCACCTCAAATCACAGCTGCCTACACATTTTACGCCCTTGCTGATGACGTAAGAATCATATTCATGAGATATGCAAAACGGCGGAATATTCTCATTGGGCATTCATATGGGTAAGGGGTCGATTCTTTCTGTGCTGTCTTATTCATTCAGTCTTGCTTTTAACTTTGACATTGGAAATGGCAAGTGATTCGTCTTTGCCTTTTCCCTCCAGTGTGTCTTTCTGCACCTTTCTGGCCCATGAGTATCCAGAACAAGTTCACAAAGTGGTGATGATTAATGGTGGTGGGCCTACAGCCCTGGAACCCAGCCTCTGTTCAGTCTTCAATCTGCCAACGTGTGTACTCCACTGGTTGTCGCCGTGCCTATCATGGAGCTTCCTCATGTAAGATTATGTTTTAAAGCAATTTCTGTTTGTTATAGTAGCCACAAGCATGTCATCATTCCTACGAAGATTCTCGGGACTAACGGTTTGTTCCTCTAGGGCTGGTTTTGCTCATCAGGGCCAGAGGGAAAAGAAACTTCTGAAGGAGAAAAACGCCTTCAATGTGTCATCTTTTGTGCTGCGGTCGATGATGAATGGGCAGTACTGGCCAGAGGGGGATGAGGTGTACCATGCCGAACTCACCGCACCAATCCTCCTGGTACACGGCGTGTATGACAGGTTTGTGTCAATACAAGAGGACCAGCGCATGGCAGAGGTAAACATTTTACTGATCTGTGATCATTGTAAATTTAGTAGTAAAAACATTCACCTAGAACACTACTGCACACCAACAAACTATGGTACTTGAAAGTTATGAACCGTCTATAACAGTATAATTACACTCAATGTCTTGACAGATACTACTTCTGGGCTTCCTGAAAGTCATAGAAGAGGGAAGCCACATGGTGATGATGGAGTGCCCTGATacagtcaatactttgttgCATGAATTTTTCCTTTGGCAGCCAGCCTCCAAACCCAAACAAGAAACAGCACTTCTACCAAACGCTAGCAAAACCAGCGCCTCCAAAGAAACAGCAAGGCTGACAGCTGCACCCAAGACTGCAAACCTAGAGCAAGACTCAATAAGGCTAATAACTCACCCACAGACCACAAAATGTGCATAATTACACAATGGAAATGGTCTTTTTAGACAGATCTACTAGATTTGTCATTGTAAGGgagcacatcacagctattcAATAGTGAGGCGAAAGGATGTGATATTTTCTAcgatatacagtcatgtgaaaaaataagtacaccccatggaaattattggctttttttgacatatttggacaagcaaacatttgatcatcattTGAAACAAtgcatattaataaagttgatctacttgaacaaaaccacaaggaaaatgagctttttaaatcatttattcaacagaaatatcaatagatgtgatattcttctgtggaaaaagtaagtac contains:
- the abhd8b gene encoding protein ABHD8, coding for MLSGFINGILCCLSGKSANIVVPIKTSEPADHFEFVEVKPGRVMRICHIRPQRAVIEEPDTGEVGNVSCKRKITVYHSGQLFIENTSEATHPELVRCQNGESAVEVDVVDSNNTVSGQAVESSIAVAHERPQRIWCKPKRTVMIDCERKITRCKETHPDVALFFIHGVGGSLDIWESQLDYFSQLGYEVIAPDLAGHGGSSAPQITAAYTFYALADDVRIIFMRYAKRRNILIGHSYGVSFCTFLAHEYPEQVHKVVMINGGGPTALEPSLCSVFNLPTCVLHWLSPCLSWSFLMAGFAHQGQREKKLLKEKNAFNVSSFVLRSMMNGQYWPEGDEVYHAELTAPILLVHGVYDRFVSIQEDQRMAEILLLGFLKVIEEGSHMVMMECPDTVNTLLHEFFLWQPASKPKQETALLPNASKTSASKETARLTAAPKTANLEQDSIRLITHPQTTKCA